In one window of Maribacter sp. BPC-D8 DNA:
- a CDS encoding acetyl-CoA carboxylase biotin carboxylase subunit: protein MKKILIGNRGEIALRIMKTAQKMGIKTVAVYSEVDRHSPHVKFADEAVLLGPAPSSESYLVMEKIINAAKVTGAEGIHPGYGFLSENAVFAQMVEDNGIVFIGPKPHAIKVMGNKLAAKEAVRDYDIPMVPGIEEAITDVALAEKVAMQIGFPILIKASAGGGGKGMRVVENLKDLPEQMDRAISEALAAFGDGSVFIEKYVGSPRHIEIQVLADTHGNIVHLFERECSVQRRHQKVVEEAPSAVLTPEIRKVMGEAAIKVARACDYVGAGTVEFLLDEKKNFYFLEMNTRLQVEHPVSELISGIDLVEQQIKVARGEKLAFTQADLKITGHALEVRVYAEDPLANFMPSIGRLTTYKTPIGEGIRVDDGFEEGMEVPIYYDPMISKLITYGKNREEAIQLMIKAIDGYKVEGVATTLSFGKFVCEHEAFTSGNFDTHFVKNYYSPEHLEKQYAEERRIAALVALKLYLENDKIVKIPTKVSSNWKKSRA, encoded by the coding sequence ATGAAAAAAATATTAATAGGCAATAGAGGTGAAATAGCTTTGCGAATAATGAAGACTGCCCAGAAAATGGGTATTAAAACAGTTGCCGTTTATTCAGAAGTTGATCGTCATTCGCCACACGTAAAATTTGCCGATGAAGCGGTTTTACTAGGTCCTGCACCATCATCAGAATCTTATCTGGTAATGGAGAAAATTATTAATGCAGCTAAAGTAACCGGAGCAGAAGGTATTCACCCGGGTTACGGATTCTTAAGTGAAAATGCAGTGTTCGCGCAAATGGTTGAGGATAATGGCATCGTATTTATAGGACCCAAACCTCATGCTATTAAGGTGATGGGGAATAAGCTAGCCGCCAAAGAAGCAGTTCGCGATTATGATATTCCTATGGTGCCAGGTATTGAAGAAGCTATAACCGATGTTGCATTAGCTGAAAAAGTAGCTATGCAAATAGGTTTCCCAATTTTAATAAAAGCTTCTGCAGGTGGTGGCGGTAAAGGCATGCGTGTGGTTGAAAACTTGAAAGATCTACCAGAACAAATGGACAGAGCTATCAGTGAAGCACTAGCTGCATTTGGTGATGGTTCTGTTTTTATAGAAAAGTACGTAGGCTCTCCCAGACATATAGAAATTCAAGTACTTGCCGATACACATGGTAATATTGTTCATTTATTTGAACGTGAATGTAGTGTGCAAAGAAGGCATCAAAAAGTAGTTGAAGAAGCTCCTTCAGCAGTGCTTACCCCAGAAATTAGAAAAGTTATGGGTGAAGCTGCTATTAAGGTAGCAAGAGCTTGCGATTATGTTGGCGCAGGTACGGTGGAATTTTTACTGGACGAAAAAAAGAATTTCTACTTCTTAGAAATGAATACTAGGCTGCAAGTTGAGCATCCGGTGTCTGAGTTAATATCTGGTATTGATTTAGTAGAACAACAAATAAAAGTAGCTCGTGGCGAAAAGTTGGCTTTTACCCAAGCGGATTTAAAAATAACAGGTCATGCGCTTGAAGTTCGTGTATATGCAGAAGACCCGTTAGCTAACTTTATGCCGAGTATCGGTAGGTTAACTACTTATAAAACTCCCATTGGAGAAGGTATTCGTGTTGATGATGGTTTCGAAGAAGGTATGGAAGTTCCTATTTATTATGACCCCATGATTTCTAAGTTGATTACCTATGGGAAAAATAGGGAGGAAGCCATACAATTAATGATAAAGGCAATTGATGGTTATAAAGTAGAAGGTGTTGCCACAACTTTGTCTTTTGGCAAATTTGTATGTGAACATGAAGCTTTTACATCAGGAAATTTCGATACACATTTTGTCAAAAACTACTATTCTCCAGAGCATTTAGAAAAGCAATATGCTGAAGAAAGAAGAATAGCAGCATTAGTAGCCTTAAAGCTGTATTTAGAAAATGATAAAATAGTAAAAATTCCGACTAAGGTTTCTTCGAATTGGAAGAAGAGTAGAGCTTAA
- a CDS encoding TonB-dependent receptor, with product MKKIIFAVIGLLISAGSFAQTDISGTVTDNSGEPIPGANILITGSTSGTTSDFDGNFTFSTDLTGAQILRVSYIGFTSVDKSLDLNGTAQTVNVVLQEGGQQLDEVVLTASSTFRSQKQAPLSISSVKMKEITKLSANSQADILRSVPGITAEGGGGETASNIFVRGLPSGGQYVFNPLQYDGMPLISSFGLNSSAHDVYARPDIGFKGVEFVRGGAAVLYGAGSVAGIINYTSKTGDTNPGNIINIEVANQGRIKTDFYSGGQLGGEDSNTYYAFTGFVRHDRGPIDVGLPTKGVQFRGNIKKKFDNGSFTLSGQFIDDKAQFYLPIPLSGGGRERINGNDGNPVEQLLSGDLANTSFNTPGGTYNSPIADGVATTGGYIMGDFNYRFDDDLKLTSKIKYANYKHNFALYVGGNGNNGNPITLDNYVESIAPGNLGYTAAYQSGSGSQINGNDLVIDNLHVDRLRPMTDYSGEINLTKSIETANGGNHNITVGSYIARTEAEDVNYQYRVLTEFNNNPQLVNLNYTDAGGDNVVYSQGGLYNRIGQTANNFLSQNRVALYVTDEMILDRWRFDVGFRWEHTDGINSRGGIMSENVYSTPDITTELSDVQTADGSFLRTEVNASAWALSLAGLYELTETTNLYANFSKGYFFPQLRGFAPVPGISESPYDAENIIQFEAGAKFGNEKFSGSVAGYYVGLKDRVSIRQAIVGGQLIDETRAEQNTRTIGIEATGDYSIAQYLNLRGNVTYQDHEITKNTDFDLVNGTSTEANVGNELARQPNLLGGLGLYYDNAAFDANFGFNYTGAKFTDDTNNIELDAITIGRLGAGYTFSKEDNNHSVRLGVSVFNLFDSDGITEGNPRAGSAGQTESQFFVGRPILPRRLFVTATFNF from the coding sequence ATGAAGAAAATTATTTTTGCGGTAATCGGACTTCTTATCAGTGCAGGCTCCTTTGCACAGACCGATATTTCAGGAACCGTAACAGACAATTCAGGAGAGCCAATTCCCGGTGCTAACATTTTAATTACAGGTAGTACATCGGGTACAACATCAGATTTTGATGGTAATTTTACTTTTTCAACAGACCTTACCGGTGCTCAAATATTACGTGTATCATATATAGGGTTTACATCTGTTGACAAATCATTAGATTTAAACGGTACGGCACAAACTGTAAATGTTGTGTTGCAAGAAGGTGGTCAGCAACTTGATGAAGTTGTTTTAACAGCTTCTAGTACATTTCGTTCTCAAAAGCAGGCTCCTTTATCTATTAGCTCTGTTAAAATGAAAGAAATTACTAAGCTTTCTGCTAATAGTCAGGCAGATATTCTTAGAAGTGTACCTGGTATTACCGCTGAAGGTGGTGGTGGTGAAACGGCAAGTAACATATTCGTTAGAGGTTTACCTTCTGGTGGTCAGTATGTTTTTAACCCTTTACAGTATGACGGTATGCCTTTAATTAGTTCTTTCGGACTAAATTCTTCTGCGCATGATGTGTATGCAAGACCAGATATAGGTTTTAAAGGTGTTGAATTTGTTCGTGGTGGTGCAGCTGTATTATATGGTGCTGGTTCTGTTGCCGGTATTATCAACTACACAAGTAAAACGGGTGATACAAACCCTGGTAACATTATTAATATTGAAGTTGCCAACCAAGGTAGAATTAAAACAGATTTCTATTCTGGTGGTCAACTAGGTGGCGAAGATTCTAATACGTACTATGCTTTTACAGGTTTTGTACGTCATGATAGAGGTCCTATAGACGTGGGTCTTCCAACTAAAGGTGTTCAATTTAGAGGTAATATTAAAAAGAAATTCGATAACGGTTCTTTTACTTTAAGCGGACAGTTTATTGACGATAAGGCACAATTTTATCTTCCTATACCTCTAAGTGGTGGTGGTAGAGAGCGTATAAACGGTAATGATGGTAACCCAGTTGAACAATTGTTATCTGGTGACTTAGCGAATACTTCATTCAATACTCCTGGTGGAACATATAATAGTCCGATTGCAGATGGTGTTGCAACTACAGGTGGTTACATTATGGGAGATTTCAATTACAGATTTGACGATGATCTTAAATTGACTTCTAAGATTAAATATGCTAACTACAAACACAATTTCGCATTATATGTTGGTGGTAACGGTAATAACGGAAACCCTATCACTTTAGATAATTATGTAGAAAGTATTGCTCCTGGTAACTTAGGGTATACTGCTGCTTACCAAAGTGGATCAGGTTCTCAAATTAATGGTAATGATTTAGTAATCGATAATTTACATGTAGATCGTTTACGCCCAATGACAGATTACTCTGGTGAGATCAACCTTACAAAATCTATTGAAACGGCAAACGGCGGTAACCATAACATTACTGTTGGTTCTTATATCGCTCGTACAGAGGCTGAAGATGTTAACTATCAGTACAGAGTATTGACAGAATTCAACAATAACCCACAATTGGTAAACTTAAATTATACCGATGCTGGTGGCGATAATGTAGTGTATTCGCAAGGCGGACTTTATAACCGTATTGGTCAGACGGCTAATAACTTTCTTTCTCAAAATAGAGTGGCATTATATGTTACAGATGAGATGATTTTAGACAGATGGCGTTTTGATGTTGGTTTCAGATGGGAACATACAGATGGTATCAACAGTCGTGGTGGTATTATGAGCGAAAACGTTTATTCTACTCCAGATATTACTACAGAACTTAGTGATGTACAAACTGCAGATGGTTCTTTCTTAAGAACAGAAGTAAATGCGAGTGCTTGGGCATTGTCTTTAGCTGGTTTATATGAGTTAACTGAAACAACCAACCTATATGCTAACTTCTCTAAAGGATATTTCTTTCCACAATTAAGAGGTTTTGCTCCGGTACCTGGTATTTCTGAAAGTCCTTACGATGCTGAAAATATTATTCAATTTGAAGCTGGTGCCAAATTCGGTAACGAGAAATTCTCAGGATCTGTTGCAGGGTACTATGTAGGTCTTAAAGATCGTGTATCTATTCGCCAAGCAATTGTAGGTGGTCAATTAATAGATGAAACAAGAGCAGAGCAAAATACAAGAACAATAGGTATTGAAGCTACTGGAGATTATTCTATTGCACAATACTTAAATCTTCGTGGTAATGTAACATATCAAGATCATGAGATTACAAAAAATACCGATTTCGATTTAGTAAATGGTACTTCTACAGAAGCTAATGTTGGTAACGAATTGGCAAGACAGCCAAACTTATTAGGCGGATTAGGATTGTATTATGATAATGCTGCTTTCGATGCAAATTTCGGATTCAACTACACTGGTGCAAAATTTACAGATGATACCAATAATATAGAATTAGATGCCATAACAATTGGCAGATTAGGTGCAGGTTATACATTTTCAAAAGAAGATAACAACCATTCGGTTCGTTTAGGGGTGTCAGTTTTCAACCTATTCGATAGTGATGGTATCACAGAAGGTAATCCTAGAGCAGGTTCAGCTGGTCAAACAGAATCTCAATTTTTTGTTGGTAGACCAATTTTACCTAGAAGATTGTTTGTTACGGCAACCTTCAATTTCTAA
- a CDS encoding LacI family DNA-binding transcriptional regulator, translated as MSKKRNTTLKELSKELSLSISTVSRALNDHPDISQGTKERVRKLAKQMNYVPNLFARGFRSRETHILGVIVPNISHLFTSTILKGILEEAELRGYRVIISESNNNEVKQVEMLNTMTQFGVDGVLMSLSRKTTNVEEILKILNRIPIVLFDKVSSKIPCTQVVINEEEAAFNAVEHLIELGKQRIAIIKETENSYNSEKRYAGYLRALNQYGIPVRDKLILSTEDISLGNGRRLTNILLSMKKRPDAIFAITDNAAIGAIKALHKFKVKIPEEIAVVGFSNSINSTIVSPALTTVDQPGDKIGRTAVRFLIQELENPTNDVITKTVEIKTSLIVRDSSFMV; from the coding sequence ATGAGCAAAAAGAGAAATACCACATTAAAAGAGTTATCTAAAGAATTGAGTCTATCAATTTCCACAGTTTCTAGGGCACTCAACGATCACCCCGATATTAGCCAAGGCACTAAAGAGCGGGTTAGAAAGCTCGCTAAGCAAATGAATTATGTACCCAATTTATTTGCTAGAGGCTTTCGCTCGCGTGAAACTCATATACTTGGTGTAATTGTACCGAACATATCTCATTTGTTTACCTCAACTATTTTGAAGGGAATTTTAGAGGAAGCCGAGCTACGCGGATATCGTGTTATTATTTCAGAATCTAACAATAATGAAGTAAAACAGGTGGAGATGCTGAATACCATGACCCAATTTGGTGTAGATGGTGTATTGATGTCTTTGTCTAGAAAGACAACCAATGTTGAAGAAATATTAAAAATATTAAATCGCATACCAATCGTGTTGTTCGATAAGGTCTCTAGTAAAATACCCTGTACACAAGTTGTAATAAATGAAGAGGAAGCTGCATTTAATGCCGTTGAGCATTTAATTGAACTGGGTAAACAGCGTATTGCTATCATTAAGGAAACAGAGAATTCTTATAATTCTGAAAAAAGGTATGCTGGTTATTTAAGAGCCTTAAACCAATATGGTATACCCGTGCGTGATAAACTTATTTTAAGCACAGAGGATATTTCTTTAGGAAACGGAAGACGATTGACCAATATTCTATTAAGCATGAAGAAGCGCCCTGATGCTATTTTCGCAATAACAGATAATGCTGCCATCGGCGCAATAAAGGCACTACATAAGTTCAAGGTAAAAATACCCGAAGAAATAGCTGTAGTAGGTTTTAGCAACTCCATTAACTCCACCATCGTGAGTCCCGCTTTAACCACAGTAGATCAACCAGGTGATAAAATAGGTAGAACGGCAGTACGTTTTTTAATTCAAGAACTTGAAAACCCTACCAATGATGTAATCACAAAAACCGTTGAGATCAAAACCAGCCTTATCGTTAGGGATTCTTCTTTTATGGTGTAA
- a CDS encoding biotin/lipoyl-containing protein — protein MPNYLITVNEEELDYNSSDVDSLDSINVNAQTLHVLDNNTAFEVEIVHSDFMNKTMSLSINGNIYEVKLEDEYDQQVKKMGLLAVTTQKLNEVKAPMPGLIVDVMVKVGQEIVEGTPLLVLSAMKMENIILAQGEGIIKSIEIKKDDAVEKGQVIIEME, from the coding sequence ATGCCAAACTATTTAATTACCGTAAACGAAGAAGAGCTAGACTACAATAGTAGCGATGTTGATTCTTTAGATAGCATAAATGTTAATGCACAAACCCTTCATGTTTTAGATAATAATACTGCTTTTGAGGTGGAGATAGTGCATTCAGATTTTATGAACAAGACGATGTCATTGTCTATCAATGGAAATATTTACGAAGTTAAACTTGAAGATGAGTACGATCAGCAGGTCAAAAAAATGGGATTACTAGCAGTAACGACTCAGAAATTGAATGAGGTAAAAGCTCCAATGCCCGGGTTAATTGTTGATGTAATGGTTAAGGTAGGTCAAGAGATTGTAGAGGGTACTCCCTTATTAGTTTTGTCTGCCATGAAAATGGAAAATATTATTCTTGCCCAAGGTGAGGGAATTATTAAATCTATTGAGATTAAGAAAGACGACGCTGTAGAGAAAGGACAGGTGATTATTGAAATGGAATAG
- a CDS encoding acyl-CoA carboxylase subunit beta, with amino-acid sequence MKDNKQILAEKLALAKLGGGQARIDKQHAKGKLTARERVHFLLDDGSFEEMGALVTHRTKDFGMEKQVFYGDGVITGYGTINGRQVCVFAQDFTVFGGALSETHAEKICKIMDMAMKIGVPMIGLNDSGGARIQEGVRSLGGYADIFHKNVMASGVIPQISAIMGPCAGGAVYSPAMTDFTLMVENSSYMFVTGPNVVKTVTNEEVTSEELGGALTHATKSGVTHLTAANDIQCINQIKQMIIYIPQNCEDKPSDLPFELGNEVRDVLEDIVPENANQPYDMRHVINGIIDEDTFFEIHEAYADNIVVGFARLGGKSIGIVANQPISLAGVLDVDSSKKAARFTRFCDCFNIPLLVLVDVPGFLPGTDQEWNGIITNGAKLLYALSEATVPKVTVITRKAYGGAYDVMNSKHIGADLNYAWPGAEIAVMGAKGASEIIFKKEISAADDPVAKLAEKEAEYAELFANPYSAAQRGFIDEVIQPKDTRRKLIKAYTMLENKVATLPKKKHGNIPL; translated from the coding sequence ATGAAAGATAATAAACAGATACTAGCAGAGAAACTGGCATTGGCTAAATTAGGTGGTGGTCAAGCACGTATTGATAAACAGCACGCCAAAGGAAAGTTGACTGCTCGTGAACGTGTTCATTTTTTGTTAGATGATGGCTCATTTGAAGAAATGGGCGCTTTGGTTACACACCGTACCAAAGATTTCGGTATGGAAAAACAAGTTTTCTATGGTGACGGAGTGATAACAGGTTACGGAACTATTAACGGAAGACAAGTTTGCGTTTTTGCACAAGATTTCACAGTTTTTGGTGGTGCGCTTTCTGAAACCCATGCCGAAAAAATTTGTAAAATAATGGATATGGCTATGAAAATAGGTGTGCCTATGATTGGTTTAAATGATAGTGGTGGTGCTCGAATTCAAGAAGGGGTTCGTTCATTAGGCGGCTACGCTGATATTTTTCATAAGAACGTAATGGCATCGGGAGTAATTCCGCAGATTTCTGCTATAATGGGACCTTGTGCCGGTGGTGCAGTTTACTCGCCTGCAATGACCGATTTTACCTTAATGGTAGAGAACTCTAGTTATATGTTTGTTACAGGTCCGAATGTGGTAAAAACGGTAACCAATGAAGAGGTGACGTCAGAAGAGCTTGGTGGTGCGTTGACCCATGCGACCAAGTCTGGAGTTACACATTTAACGGCTGCTAACGATATTCAATGTATCAATCAGATTAAACAGATGATTATCTATATACCTCAAAACTGCGAAGATAAACCATCAGATTTGCCATTTGAGTTAGGTAATGAGGTTCGCGATGTATTAGAAGATATTGTTCCTGAGAATGCAAATCAGCCTTACGATATGCGTCACGTAATCAACGGAATTATCGATGAAGATACCTTCTTTGAAATTCATGAAGCATATGCCGACAACATCGTTGTAGGTTTTGCAAGACTTGGAGGTAAAAGTATTGGCATTGTTGCCAATCAGCCTATTAGTTTGGCTGGTGTTTTAGATGTTGATAGTTCTAAAAAGGCAGCACGTTTTACTCGTTTTTGCGATTGTTTCAATATTCCGCTTTTAGTTTTGGTAGATGTTCCAGGATTTTTACCCGGTACTGATCAAGAATGGAACGGGATTATAACTAACGGCGCAAAATTATTATATGCTCTTAGTGAAGCAACGGTGCCTAAAGTAACCGTAATTACTAGAAAAGCGTACGGTGGTGCTTATGATGTAATGAACTCTAAACATATTGGAGCGGATTTAAATTATGCTTGGCCAGGTGCAGAAATTGCAGTGATGGGAGCAAAGGGAGCAAGTGAAATTATTTTTAAGAAAGAAATAAGTGCAGCTGATGATCCTGTGGCGAAATTGGCTGAAAAAGAAGCAGAATATGCAGAATTATTTGCTAACCCATATAGCGCTGCACAAAGAGGGTTTATAGATGAAGTAATTCAACCAAAAGACACCAGAAGAAAACTTATAAAAGCATATACAATGCTCGAGAATAAAGTAGCTACTTTACCAAAGAAGAAGCATGGTAATATTCCGTTGTAA
- a CDS encoding amylo-alpha-1,6-glucosidase produces MNEELYKKAIAVLDANFQEGGFTIPSAGLYPFQWKWDSGFIAIGFAHYDVEKAKTEMRTLLDAQWGNGFIPHIVFHTENDSYFPGADFHQSELHPLSSKKYRSTGMTQPPVTGFVLQEMYRIAEDKQDMLNYIKEDIDKVFENHVYFYENRDPQNEGLVYIYHNWESGTDNSPVWDDIWKTMNPPEYTFVRKDTTHVDASQRPTKREYDHYLHIIDIAKQNNYDDAKIAELSPFLVQDPLFNAMLIKSNQALIELYEIIGGNEEKIKTILKWQAKSIKSFNEKLFDAELGAYVHYDLRNEKPIRHITSSSFSPLFANIPSPERAEILVKTMMDKFGGDDKYLCASFDPTNDRFNPKKYWRGPVWINMNWMLFLGLKNYGFTDVAARMKQDSIELIEKYGFYEYFDCRKDTGEDNTPGYGGNNFSWSAALFIDMVNTP; encoded by the coding sequence ATGAACGAAGAATTATATAAAAAAGCAATTGCAGTTTTAGATGCAAATTTTCAAGAAGGTGGTTTTACTATACCTAGTGCAGGTTTATATCCTTTTCAATGGAAGTGGGATTCTGGATTTATTGCTATAGGTTTTGCTCATTACGATGTTGAAAAGGCAAAAACTGAAATGAGAACTTTGCTAGATGCGCAATGGGGTAATGGTTTTATACCACATATCGTTTTTCATACAGAGAACGATTCTTATTTTCCAGGGGCAGATTTTCATCAATCTGAATTGCATCCCTTGTCCTCCAAAAAATATAGGTCTACAGGTATGACCCAGCCGCCGGTAACAGGTTTTGTGCTACAAGAAATGTATCGTATTGCAGAAGATAAGCAAGATATGCTCAACTACATCAAAGAGGATATCGATAAAGTTTTTGAAAATCATGTGTATTTCTATGAAAATAGAGACCCTCAAAATGAAGGTTTGGTATACATCTATCACAACTGGGAATCTGGTACAGATAACTCCCCTGTTTGGGATGATATCTGGAAAACCATGAATCCGCCAGAATATACTTTTGTTCGAAAAGATACTACCCATGTAGACGCTTCTCAGCGTCCGACTAAAAGAGAGTATGATCACTATTTACATATCATAGATATTGCTAAGCAAAACAATTATGATGATGCCAAAATAGCAGAGCTTTCCCCGTTTTTGGTTCAAGATCCCTTGTTTAATGCAATGCTGATAAAATCTAACCAAGCATTAATTGAATTATATGAAATAATTGGTGGCAATGAAGAAAAAATTAAGACCATCTTAAAATGGCAAGCTAAAAGTATAAAAAGCTTTAATGAAAAGTTATTTGATGCTGAATTAGGTGCTTATGTACACTACGATTTAAGAAATGAAAAGCCTATTCGTCATATAACATCTTCTTCTTTTTCACCATTATTCGCAAACATTCCTTCTCCAGAAAGAGCTGAAATTTTAGTTAAAACAATGATGGATAAATTCGGTGGAGACGATAAATACCTATGTGCTTCTTTTGATCCTACAAACGATCGATTTAATCCTAAAAAATACTGGAGAGGTCCCGTTTGGATCAATATGAACTGGATGCTTTTTCTAGGACTTAAGAATTACGGATTTACTGATGTTGCCGCACGTATGAAGCAAGATAGCATAGAGCTAATCGAGAAATATGGCTTCTACGAATACTTTGATTGTAGAAAAGACACTGGTGAAGATAATACGCCTGGTTATGGTGGAAATAATTTTTCTTGGAGTGCCGCTTTGTTTATCGATATGGTAAATACGCCATAG
- a CDS encoding aminotransferase class V-fold PLP-dependent enzyme, whose protein sequence is MTSANSVKDAKQSSLEHHFAKFKSHVVGENAVFETVYGTQNLLYADWIASGRLYGPIEDTMRNKIGPMIANTHSFSSETGKASTYAYRHAREIIKKHVHANENDVLVTAGTGMTGVLSRLQRIMGLRWPDAIKNNIKLPENERPVVFISHMEHHSNQVPWMETIADVVIVPSDENNLICPEKLRIEVEKYADRPQKIGAFTACSNVTGIISRYHELAKVMHQNKGICIMDFAASAPYVEIDMHPRDPEAYLDAVLFSPHKFLGGPGTCGVLVFNKNLYNTDCPDVPGGGNVKWTNPWGAYSYHTDIETKEDGGTPGFLQVMRTALVIRLKEKMGTTNIEKREEELLAQCFTAFNKIEGLFILGENDAKRIGVISFGIKGAHYNLVVRLLNDRFGVQVRGGWSCASTYCHYLFGMDTNSSTTMTKDIENSNLTDKPGWVRLSLHPITSNKELVYICDAINQVAQNFKKWGEDYVYNPKSNEFDFKNSGDQKIIEEVTDWFTM, encoded by the coding sequence ATGACTTCAGCCAACTCTGTAAAAGATGCAAAGCAATCTTCTCTTGAACATCATTTCGCCAAATTTAAATCTCACGTAGTAGGTGAAAATGCAGTATTTGAGACGGTTTACGGCACTCAAAATCTACTTTATGCAGACTGGATCGCTAGTGGTAGACTATATGGACCCATTGAAGATACCATGAGAAACAAAATAGGCCCGATGATTGCCAATACGCATTCATTTTCAAGCGAAACCGGAAAAGCCTCTACCTATGCCTACAGACATGCCAGAGAAATAATTAAAAAGCATGTACATGCAAATGAAAACGATGTATTAGTAACGGCTGGTACAGGTATGACTGGGGTACTCTCTAGACTTCAGCGTATTATGGGACTCAGGTGGCCAGACGCTATCAAAAACAACATAAAGTTACCAGAAAACGAACGCCCTGTTGTTTTTATTTCTCACATGGAACACCACTCCAACCAAGTCCCTTGGATGGAAACCATTGCAGATGTAGTGATTGTACCTTCGGATGAAAACAACCTTATTTGTCCTGAAAAATTGAGGATTGAGGTTGAAAAATACGCAGATAGACCTCAAAAAATAGGAGCTTTTACAGCCTGTTCTAATGTTACCGGAATAATTTCTAGATACCATGAACTAGCAAAAGTAATGCACCAAAATAAAGGTATTTGTATTATGGACTTTGCCGCTTCTGCGCCATACGTAGAAATAGATATGCACCCTAGAGATCCAGAGGCATATTTAGATGCTGTTTTGTTTTCGCCACATAAATTTTTAGGAGGGCCTGGTACTTGTGGGGTATTAGTTTTTAATAAAAATCTTTATAATACCGATTGCCCAGATGTACCTGGCGGTGGAAATGTAAAATGGACCAACCCATGGGGTGCATACAGCTACCATACAGACATTGAAACTAAAGAAGATGGCGGAACTCCAGGTTTTCTTCAAGTAATGCGTACAGCGCTTGTTATACGTCTTAAAGAAAAAATGGGAACTACCAACATTGAAAAACGCGAAGAAGAATTATTAGCGCAATGTTTTACAGCTTTTAACAAAATTGAAGGCTTGTTTATCTTAGGAGAAAATGATGCAAAACGTATAGGGGTTATTTCTTTCGGAATAAAAGGGGCGCATTACAACTTAGTAGTCCGCTTACTAAATGACAGATTCGGAGTTCAAGTTAGAGGAGGCTGGTCGTGTGCAAGTACCTATTGCCATTATTTATTTGGCATGGATACTAACTCGTCTACTACTATGACCAAAGATATTGAGAATAGCAATTTGACAGACAAACCAGGTTGGGTTCGCTTATCGCTACACCCGATCACTTCTAACAAAGAATTAGTCTATATCTGTGACGCAATAAATCAAGTTGCCCAAAACTTTAAAAAATGGGGCGAAGATTACGTCTACAATCCAAAAAGCAATGAATTTGATTTTAAAAATAGCGGTGACCAGAAGATTATTGAAGAAGTAACAGATTGGTTTACCATGTAG